In Candidatus Anaeroferrophillus wilburensis, one DNA window encodes the following:
- a CDS encoding TRAP transporter substrate-binding protein — protein MQRRKFIKKLGAGVVAAGAALSLRPRKARAAKPKTYNWKMVTTWPPHFPVLGESADNIAKWAEEMSDGRLKITVYGGGELVPPLGVFDAVSSGTVEMGHGAAYYWAGKHPATQFFAAVPFGFNAQSQNAWIYSGGGQELWDEVYGKFNLKGFLAGNTGVQMGGWFNKEINTMDDLKGLKMRIPGLGGKVLAEAGGNAILVAGGEIYTNLDRGVIDATEWVGPYHDNKMGFYKAAKFYYYPGWHEPGTSLDCMVNKQKFEALPKDLQAIIETACYRSNMWSLSEFEAKNNAYLKELVEKHNVQLRKFPEPVLCGLKDISDKILNEIADGDPLTRKVYDHFLAFKKSMVEWNKVSEEQYHQFKSCNIKS, from the coding sequence ATGCAGAGACGTAAGTTCATCAAAAAGTTGGGAGCTGGAGTCGTTGCGGCTGGTGCCGCATTGTCTTTGCGGCCGCGCAAAGCCCGGGCTGCCAAACCAAAAACCTACAACTGGAAGATGGTAACCACTTGGCCCCCGCACTTTCCGGTACTGGGTGAATCAGCTGACAATATCGCCAAGTGGGCTGAAGAGATGTCCGACGGCCGGCTGAAAATCACTGTCTATGGTGGTGGTGAGCTGGTGCCGCCCTTGGGTGTTTTTGATGCGGTCAGTTCCGGCACCGTCGAAATGGGCCATGGGGCTGCCTACTACTGGGCCGGCAAACATCCGGCGACCCAGTTTTTTGCCGCCGTGCCTTTCGGCTTTAATGCCCAGTCCCAGAACGCCTGGATCTACAGCGGCGGCGGTCAGGAATTGTGGGATGAAGTCTATGGCAAATTCAACCTGAAGGGTTTTCTGGCCGGTAATACCGGTGTCCAGATGGGTGGCTGGTTTAACAAGGAAATCAACACCATGGATGATCTCAAAGGCCTGAAGATGCGCATCCCCGGATTGGGCGGCAAGGTGCTGGCCGAAGCCGGCGGCAATGCCATCCTGGTGGCCGGCGGCGAGATCTATACCAACCTCGACCGTGGCGTTATCGATGCCACCGAGTGGGTCGGCCCCTATCATGACAACAAAATGGGCTTCTATAAAGCTGCCAAATTCTACTACTATCCAGGCTGGCATGAACCGGGAACCTCCCTTGACTGCATGGTCAATAAACAGAAATTTGAAGCGCTGCCCAAGGATCTCCAGGCAATTATCGAGACTGCCTGCTACCGTTCCAACATGTGGAGCCTGTCCGAGTTTGAAGCCAAGAATAATGCCTATCTGAAGGAACTGGTGGAGAAACACAATGTTCAGCTGAGGAAGTTTCCGGAGCCGGTTCTGTGCGGTCTCAAGGATATATCAGATAAAATCTTGAATGAGATTGCCGACGGTGATCCCTTGACCAGGAAAGTCTACGATCATTTCCTGGCCTTCAAAAAGAGCATGGTGGAATGGAACAAGGTTTCCGAAGAACAGTACCATCAATTTAAGAGCTGCAATATAAAGAGCTGA
- a CDS encoding TRAP transporter large permease subunit — MNEYMSLIMFASVFFLLLLGYPVAFTIGGVSLFFGLIGFGPQFFNLLPLRIWGTMSNFTLLAVPLFIYMGVMLERSGLAEELLETMGLVFARVRGGLAISVIIVGALLGASTGIVGATVVTMGLLSLPTMLKRNYSKALATGTVAASGTLGQIIPPSIVLVLLGDIMNVPIGDLFVGAVIPGLILVVLYMLYVFIISSIKPEWAPPIPAEELAGISKKQMRQRVLKAFLPPLFLMVAVLGSIFAGIASPTEAAAVGAVGATLLTAMQKKLNLDTLMDVMKGTTNLTCMVFIILVGATTLGLVFRGLNGDALVRELIGALPFGKWGILSIVMTVIFFAGFFLDFIEITFIHVPVLAPIMLTMGVNPLWLAVLIAVNLQTSFLTPPFGFSLFYLKGVAPPGVQTIDIYKGIIPFVIIQVIALVIIALIPETITWLPHVLLGD; from the coding sequence ATCAATGAATATATGTCCCTGATCATGTTCGCCTCGGTTTTTTTCCTGCTGCTGCTAGGTTATCCGGTTGCCTTCACCATCGGCGGCGTCTCATTGTTTTTCGGTCTCATCGGTTTCGGTCCCCAGTTTTTCAACCTCCTGCCCTTACGCATCTGGGGCACCATGAGTAATTTCACCCTGCTGGCCGTACCATTGTTCATCTACATGGGGGTCATGCTGGAACGCTCGGGGCTGGCGGAAGAACTGCTGGAAACCATGGGCTTGGTGTTCGCCAGGGTGCGCGGCGGCCTGGCTATCTCCGTCATCATTGTCGGCGCCCTGCTCGGGGCTTCCACCGGCATCGTCGGGGCCACCGTGGTTACCATGGGCCTTTTGTCACTGCCGACGATGCTGAAAAGAAACTACAGCAAAGCGCTGGCCACCGGCACCGTGGCGGCATCCGGAACCCTGGGGCAGATCATCCCCCCCAGCATTGTCCTGGTCCTCCTGGGGGATATCATGAACGTGCCCATCGGCGACCTGTTCGTTGGTGCCGTCATCCCCGGACTTATTCTCGTTGTTCTCTACATGCTCTACGTGTTTATCATCTCGTCCATCAAGCCCGAGTGGGCCCCCCCAATTCCTGCTGAGGAGTTGGCCGGCATCTCCAAAAAGCAGATGCGTCAGCGGGTTCTTAAGGCCTTCCTGCCGCCCCTTTTCCTGATGGTTGCCGTTCTCGGTTCCATCTTTGCCGGCATTGCCTCCCCCACTGAGGCGGCGGCAGTAGGAGCGGTGGGCGCCACCCTGCTGACCGCCATGCAGAAAAAATTGAACCTGGATACCCTGATGGATGTCATGAAAGGGACCACCAACCTGACCTGCATGGTATTCATCATCCTCGTGGGCGCTACGACCCTGGGACTGGTCTTCAGGGGGCTGAACGGCGATGCCCTGGTTCGGGAGCTCATTGGTGCCCTGCCCTTCGGCAAATGGGGCATCCTCTCCATCGTCATGACGGTTATTTTCTTTGCCGGCTTCTTCCTTGACTTTATCGAGATCACCTTTATCCACGTACCGGTTCTGGCCCCCATTATGCTCACCATGGGCGTCAACCCCCTGTGGCTGGCGGTCCTGATTGCTGTCAATCTGCAGACTTCCTTTCTGACGCCGCCGTTTGGCTTCTCCCTTTTCTACCTCAAGGGAGTCGCCCCTCCAGGTGTGCAAACCATCGATATTTACAAGGGCATCATTCCCTTTGTGATCATCCAGGTAATCGCTCTGGTGATCATTGCCCTCATCCCTGAAACCATCACCTGGCTGCCCCATGTTTTGCTGGGGGATTAG